One region of Gossypium raimondii isolate GPD5lz chromosome 6, ASM2569854v1, whole genome shotgun sequence genomic DNA includes:
- the LOC105772787 gene encoding zinc finger CCCH domain-containing protein 53 — protein MDSYEATRIVFSRIQNLEPENASKIMGLLLIQDHGEKEMIRLAFGPEASLQSVILKAKKELGLPSNSPSTPSTPSSPSPFLANNPNPVNIPRQSSAASRLLPNGGINLPSSLTIPTNLSTSSGTSSWSPLSELPNPDELISPSSGSLNPSSLPFYGNGGATDMVDEFQLQDQLAFLNESSPQLNPKNHDFFYPQPADLSSSSATAAACGSTDAMGFPSYWGTSFHRRSSSVSDIVGAEDPASGFGWRPCLYFARGYCKNGNNCRFIHCGLGESGSVIGGADGATMVGSPNKIELDQCHELLRSKSAQQQRLAAASQLMGSASFPYSPKGMNSFLQQQQNDTQRAAAAAALMMGDDMNKFNRSRLERNGFSMNGEAGMVNPASRQIYLTFPADSTFREEDVSNYFSTYGPVQDVRIPYQQKRMFGFVTFVYPETVKIILAKGNPHFVCDARVLVKPYKEKGKVPDKKQQQQQVERGEFSPCGTPTGLDSRDPFDLQLGSRMFYNTQDLLWRRKLEEQADLQQALELQNRRLMGLQLLNVKKHHHHRALSSGSPIPSPTHSPNPFSQSLVLPQFHNSQEAPQENSSNPVLVVSATASEKQAASTTAVAKESASVEENGTSKESPNCEDANLPESLEHNLPDNPFASPTKASGEFLSAFSNAEADRDVSVSASSVNNNWVSSTLLPANNALEIASFNSFNCQMPRFSSGHGTIGMYAGTGGPTCPVGI, from the exons ATGGATAGCTATGAAGCAACCAGAATTGTGTTCTCAAGAATCCAAAACCTTGAACCAGAAAACGCTTCCAAAATCATGGGTCTACTGCTGATTCAGGACCATGGGGAGAAGGAGATGATTCGTTTAGCCTTTGGTCCTGAAGCTTCACTTCAGTCTGTCATCCTCAAGGCCAAAAAAGAGCTTGGTCTTCCTTCTAACTCTCCTTCTACACCTTCAACCCCATCATCTCCTTCTCCTTTCCTTGCCAACAACCCGAATCCTGTTAATATTCCAAGGCAAAGCTCTGCTGCTTCCAGGCTCCTACCCAACGGTGGAATCAATCTGCCATCTTCTCTCACCATCCCTACTAACCTCTCTACTTCTTCTGGTACTTCTTCTTGGAGTCCTTTGTCCGAACTTCCAAACCCTGATGAGTTGATTAGTCCAAGCAGTGGGTCTTTAAATCCTTCTTCTTTGCCCTTCTATGGAAACGGAGGAGCTACTGATATGGTTGATGAGTTTCAACTTCAAGATCAACTAGCTTTCCTCAACGAAAGCTCACCACAGCTTAACCCCAAGAACCATGATTTCTTTTACCCCCAACCCGCTGACTTGTCCTCGAGTTCAGCTACTGCTGCTGCTTGTGGCAGCACTGACGCCATGGGGTTCCCCTCTTATTGGGGGACCTCCTTTCACAGGAGGAGCAGCTCTGTGAGCGATATTGTGGGAGCTGAGGACCCGGCTTCAGGGTTTGGGTGGAGACCCTGCTTGTATTTTGCTAGGGGGTACTGTAAAAATGGGAATAATTGTAGATTTATCCATTGTGGGCTTGGGGAGTCTGGTTCAGTAATTGGAGGAGCAGATGGTGCCACCATGGTGGGTTCACCTAACAAGATCGAGCTGGACCAGTGCCATGAGTTACTTAGATCTAAATCCGCTCAGCAACAAAGGTTGGCTGCTGCTTCACAGCTCATGGGTTCTGCTTCTTTTCCTTACTCCCCAAAGGGCATGAATTCGTTCCTTCAACAGCAACAAAATGATACTCAGAG GGCTGCAGCCGCTGCTGCTTTAATGATGGGTGACGATATGAACAAGTTTAACCGTTCCAGGCTTGAAAGAAACGGGTTTTCAATGAACGGTGAAGCAGGCATGGTTAACCCAGCTTCAAGACAGATCTACTTGACTTTCCCAGCTGATAGCACTTTCAGAGAGGAGGATGTGTCAAATTACTTCAG TACATATGGTCCGGTTCAAGATGTGAGGATACCATACCAACAGAAGAGAATGTTTGGATTTGTCACTTTTGTTTATCCTGAGACCGTGAAGATCATCCTGGCTAAAGGGAATCCTCATTTTGTTTGCGATGCGCGGGTTCTGGTGAAGCCTTACAAAGAGAAAGGCAAAGTTCCGGACAA GAAACAGCAGCAACAGCAAGTGGAAAGAGGAGAGTTCTCCCCTTGTGGTACTCCAACTGGCCTTGATTCTAGAGATCCATTTGACCTTCAGCTAG GGTCAAGGATGTTTTACAATACCCAGGACTTGTTATGGAGGAGAAAGTTGGAGGAGCAAGCTGATCTCCAGCAAGCCCTTGAGCTTCAAAATAGAAGGTTGATGGGCCTGCAACTCCTTAATGTGAAGAAGCATCACCATCACAGGGCTCTTTCTAGTGGAAGTCCCATTCCATCACCTACCCACTCACCAAACCCGTTCAGCCAGTCACTTGTACTTCCTCAATTTCACAACAGTCAAGAAGCTCCACAAG AGAATTCTTCTAACCCTGTGCTGGTTGTATCTGCCACTGCTTCCGAGAAGCAAGCAGCGAGTACTACTGCTGTTGCTAAAGAATCGGCCAGTGTTGAAGAAAATGGTACTAGCAAGGAGAGCCCTAATTGTGAAGATGCTAATCTGCCGGAAAG TTTGGAGCACAACCTTCCTGATAATCCTTTCGCATCTCCTACCAAAGCATCCGGGGAATTCTTGTCTGCATTCTCCAATGCTGAAGCAGATAGGGATGTTTCAGTCTCGGCTTCTTCTGTCAACAATAACTGGGTCTCTTCAACTCTACTTCCTGCAAATAATGCTTTAGAGATTGCATccttcaactctttcaactgtCAAATGCCCAG GTTCTCGTCTGGACATGGTACCATTGGTATGTATGCTGGCACAGGCGGCCCGACTTGCCCTGTTGGTATTTAG